A region of Coccinella septempunctata chromosome 5, icCocSept1.1, whole genome shotgun sequence DNA encodes the following proteins:
- the LOC123313211 gene encoding probable RNA-binding protein EIF1AD, with protein sequence MPRLVSRATTRKHIMREVYDYSQPAENQQIVKITASKGNNLHEIETADKTRFLVSMPMRYRHYMWVKRGSFVIIQPIHEGVKVKGEIVRVLIPQQIKNFKEDKIWPAAFYDKQELEEKDDDNDDDTPMNTNRVQAMIEIYSDSDSSEDDPSDNDQSDDDDTVGET encoded by the coding sequence atgcCACGACTTGTGTCACGAGCAACTACAAGGAAGCACATCATGAGGGAAGTGTATGACTACTCACAACCTGCCGAAAATCAGCAAATAGTGAAAATAACGGCAAGCAAAGGGAACAATCTACACGAAATAGAGACCGCAGATAAAACCAGATTTCTTGTGTCCATGCCAATGAGATACCGCCACTACATGTGGGTTAAACGTGGTAGTTTCGTCATAATACAACCTATTCACGAAGGTGTTAAGGTCAAAGGTGAAATTGTTAGAGTTTTGATCCCCCAACAAATAAAGAATTTCAAGGAAGACAAAATATGGCCTGCTGCGTTCTATGACAAACAAGAATTGGAGGAGAAAGATGATGATAATGACGATGATACTCCAATGAATACTAACAGAGTACAAGCAATGATCGAAATTTACAGTGACAGTGATTCCAGTGAAGATGATCCTAGTGATAACGATCAGAGTGACGATGATGATACTGTTGGTGAAACGTAA
- the LOC123313212 gene encoding probable RNA-binding protein EIF1AD, producing MWVKPGSFVIIQPIQEGVKVKGRQNMACSAAFYEKPELEESDDDNDDDIPRNTYRVQAMIEISSGNDSSEDDPSDSGQSDDDSVGET from the exons ATGTGGGTTAAACCTGGTAGTTTCGTCATAATACAACCTATTCAGGAAGGTGTTAAGGTCAAAG GAAGACAAAATATGGCCTGCTCTGCTGCGTTCTATGAAAAACCAGAATTGGAGGAAAGTGATGATGATAACGACGATGATATCCCAAGGAATACTTACAGAGTACAAGCAATGATCGAAATCTCCAGTGGCAATGATTCTAGTGAAGATGATCCCAGTGACAGTGGTCAAAGCGACGATGATAGTGTTGGTGAAACGTAA